The Synechococcus sp. WH 8016 genome includes the window GTGTCGTAGGGCTGCAACAACACACAACCCTGCTCTCCCCAAAAGCGATTCAGCGTGCTGATGATGTCCTGAAAGTGCATACCGAGCAGGGACCTAATGGGGGCGATTGGACATGCTCACGGAGTTCTGCGCTGTCGCAAGCCTTAGAACGCACATCGAACGAGTGCGAGACGGTCCAGCAACGCAGAGAACTTGTGGAGGTCAAAGGCTAGTCGAGCACAGGCTTCTGGCCTGAACACGGAAGCACGCTCTCGCCACGGACTGATTTGGTAGCGACTCGCTCACCTTTTCGTCATACCTCCGCTTGCTCCAAAGCCAAAGTGAACAGGCGAAAGCAAGACGCGTTGAGAGGGGTTGAGAGCCCTCTCATTTTTTATGACGCCAGGTCAGCGAGACCATGACGCCTGATCACGGCGCCCGATCACGATGAACCTGTTCACCCAGTAACGATCAGGATCCCTGAACCATCCCTCTGAATGCAACCAGTCAGAACTTTTCAGGGCTGTGACGCAAACGGCCGCTTTCCTCTTTTCAATTCATCAAAAGATCAAACTTAGGAATCAAATTTAGGAATCAGACTTAGGAATCAGTAAGTTCTTAATAACGAAACTGTTGAAAAGCCTTAATGGATATCGACTCTTTATCACTAGGGCGACTCACAACGGCATCACGCGCAACATCGAGCTCAATGCATTCAAAAGACTGCAACTCTTGATCGTCGCTGCATTCACGACGTTGATATTCAACTTTTTTCAATTCCTGATCTTTCACGATCTTTTTCTGGGGGATCTTGGCATCATCTCCAGCGATGACTTTACGCGGACCAAATGAACACAACTCCTTGGCCAGATCAGTCTCAGCTTTCTCGAGACAATCACTATATTCAGCCTCAATTCTTTGCCTCATCGACTGATCATTTTGAGACTTCAATCTCTTCTTTTCAAGGGCCGTTAGAGGCACCGTGCGCCGAACCGTGGCAAGCGTCTCCACAAAATAAACGCCTCCAAGGGAGATCCACTCATTCGCCGCATTCTCAGCTTCCTGCTTAGATTGAAAGATGGATTGATCAATCTCGTCGGGCGTAGGAATTGTGCGCTTAGCGTTGGAGTAAAAAATACCCGCATAAACCAGCATCCCAACCAAGCCACTGCCAACAACAGCGATGAACAACGCGAGCGTGGAGGGCCCTTTCAATCAATAACAAGCAAGCATTAAAAATCTAGCAGGCATCAGCCAGGCAAGAAGAATCAATGATCTAAGCAAAAAACAAAGATCCCAATTCAATGGGTTCAGATCAGAACAAAACCAAAGATTGAGGCCCAGATCCAATCTTCCTCAAGGATCTACCCCTTCGCGAAGCAGCGATCCAGGTGAGCGACCGCATGCTGATGCCGGGAGCGCGAACGCGACACGCTGGGGCTAATGATCCCCAACCAAAAGCGCCCGTCTCCCTGGACGACCAACACGGGTTTGCTCGCCCGCTTCCCCTGGGACTTGAGCAGCGACAGACTGAGCTTGTCCGCGACCTCTGCACCTCGCGGTTTCGATCGCAGCCTGGCCAGCACAGGATTCACCTGAGCCACAGGAAGAAAGGTGGCCTCTTGGGACTCCGTCACCAGGATCATCCCGTCTAGCCATGCCACCTCCACCAAGAGATCTTCAATCGAAGCCAGCAAGGATGGGAGGGGGAAGGCCAAACGGACAGCTCCGTTTCTTAATGTTTTCTTCCTAATCCCTTTTTGGGCTCGCCGCGCAAGGGCCTCAACAGGCCTCAACCATCCTTAACGAATTCAATCAACGGATTAAGAGCAGCACACCCATCTGTCCGCCGACCAAAGGTCGATGCTGTGCGGCGGTGAAACCAGCAGAAACAGCCTCCCGCTCCTGCTCCTCTCCCGTGAGGAATTGCTCCACGCTCGTTTCCAGATAGGCGTACTGGTCGGCTAGCCCCATGCCAGCGGCGACAGGGACCACCACCCGGCGCAGGTAGGTGCGCTGAAAAGCAGCTGCTGCACTGCCTTGTGGCAACCGATTGAAGTCCAAAACAGCGGCGCGCCCGCCAGGCTTCAACAGCCTTGCCATCTCCTGAAAACCCAACAACGGGTCCGCCAGGTTGCGCAACCCATACGCCATCACCACCCCATCGAAGCTCTGATCCGGAAACCCAGTGTCAAGCGCATCCGCTTGGATCCATTGCACCGGCAACCAGGGCTCGCGGCCTGCGCGTTCCGCCGCCAGCGACAGCGGTGCAGCGGCGGCATCCAACCCCAAAACCGAGCCCTCCGGCCTCAACTTTCGTGCAAAAGCAAGGGCGAGATCCCCTGTTCCACAACAAAGATCAAGCCAACGCTCAGGCGATTGCGGGCTCAGCCAGGACAGGAGTTGACGCTTCCACTGCCTGTGCAGCCCCAAGCTGAGCAGATCATTCAGGCGGTCGTAACGGGGAGCAACGGCGTTAAATAACGCCTCCACCGCAGCTGGGTCACGAGGTTTCACAAGCAGCTCAAACCAGCAGTCCGTTCAACGTCATCACCATCACCGTTGCCAAACCAAC containing:
- the ubiE gene encoding bifunctional demethylmenaquinone methyltransferase/2-methoxy-6-polyprenyl-1,4-benzoquinol methylase UbiE, whose amino-acid sequence is MKPRDPAAVEALFNAVAPRYDRLNDLLSLGLHRQWKRQLLSWLSPQSPERWLDLCCGTGDLALAFARKLRPEGSVLGLDAAAAPLSLAAERAGREPWLPVQWIQADALDTGFPDQSFDGVVMAYGLRNLADPLLGFQEMARLLKPGGRAAVLDFNRLPQGSAAAAFQRTYLRRVVVPVAAGMGLADQYAYLETSVEQFLTGEEQEREAVSAGFTAAQHRPLVGGQMGVLLLIR